From the Mya arenaria isolate MELC-2E11 chromosome 17, ASM2691426v1 genome, the window ATAGACTGAggtatgtttcatttcaaatggtgaagaaatagtgaagttatctttgtttaaagtcttcattagaagcaaaatattgccttccgacgtagcattaatgacgctatttatcacgtggtatacacacactgtttaagaaaaatgaaatgttctgcagttttccaaacaagtgagatatgttttattgtgagtttATGATTGTTACggcaaaaactatttttattttagggcaatgttcatacattttgaaacagGTTATTTTCAACATCTTAATAGTGGTTAAATACCACTAAACAAgacatttattcaaatgaaaggaagtacatgtacaacttatattggcggccatattggatGAATCCAGAGTGGGTCCTGAGctatttaaaagtatattattatgttttgcaAGTGTAAGAAGTTTTAAGATTGTAATCCAATATACACGTTTTTATGACTCGACTAGTCCAGTTATATATTGACAAAAAGTCACCACAATGTGCACTTTGgttgatattataaaacattgcCCGGTGATGTATAATTTAAGCATGTTCTGGAcgatgtatttattttctgaaaaagagcatatatttcaattaagatATCTTTATTTGCTGCAACAACTGACAGTTTTCTTAATTCTGGTATCTTCAAACAATGCCCAGTACCGCGTTATTTTACTATCCCTTGTGCTATGCAAACAAAGCGCGTTATTTTCATTCGGAACAACTCGGGCCTTTTTCATCCTatacaaccttggatgtatattGACGGTTTACAACGTCGGAATtctttaactacgctgcaagaagatcgcgtagtgatttcaATATAGCAGTTAAACCTAAGGACTTTATTCTTGGGAGTCTTACTTATTTACGCATTCAAACTATTAACTGTCAATCAATTTGAACCTAGTAATACccgttaaaacaatacaattattaaattaatactattattaaaaaaatacgacctacttttactgatgtaccggaatacatccgagattgttttcgatggaaaatggccgaggtgttccaacTTGCGTTATGTCATGATACCTATATTGACGTAGACTGGTACTACGttactttttggtaaaaatctgaGGAAAAGAGAATGAGGGTACCAGTCTAATATTGACTTTGACGTCAAGGAAAGTATATAGGATGCGTACAGCAGAAACGATATTTTACGGAAACAGGTACTTTTATTTGCTCAGTCTTATACGCACTAATCTCCCTTGACGAGCATAAAAGATACTTGCCCTACATACGAAAATAGCTGGATTTCagcaataaatgttattttaaaacttttgttttacatatattgatgcaattattttatcaaagttccattattttttttttcaaagtttaaacaagaaaatattttaaatgccgTCATATGATTTATATACGTGACGACAGTGATTACTGTCCATTGAAGGGAAATAACCGCTGTGTGGAGTTTGTTCTTTGCTATAAACAACATAAgccattttgcaaaaataaatattttctacaaACAACACACGCCATTTTGCATACCGTTTATTTGCTACAAACAACAGACACAATTTTGCGAAACGTTTATTTGCTGCACACAACACACGTTATTTCACGGTACTGCACATACGGAGGACAACGAAGTGATCCACACATAGCTTCAACCAGGTACATCAACTTTCCGTTGTCGTCTCTGTAGTCTGAAGCTTCATACTCGGCTCCAGAATCCAAACACACGTAGTTGGTAGGAGATTTATGTGATGTTCCAGATAATCCAGCGACCAAATAACCGGCATATTCTTTTGTCCATCCAGGGTAGCACTGATTTCTGCCGGGGATCATGACGGTGGCTGGTCGAGAAGTGTGACAAACTGCGCATGGTGCGTCATGATCAAACAAATTCTTCCCAAAGAATTGTGCTCCTCCGTTTGCATACTGCTGTTCAGAAAACTGATATTCCGTCCCGTACACCTTTGCCGATGGTGAATGCTCAGCGTCATCGTACATCCCCCACAAAGGTTCCGAGGTCAGACAGAGAAAATCAGCAGCACCATATTCAGAGAACTGATTTCCCCCAGCATAACCTAACACATGCCAAAAGGTACAAAGTTAGTTCCCAAAATGAAGACTTTACGTCACTATTGTGCACGTTTTGAAAAGTGTTCAAAATggtcaattgaaataaaaataaaactccaGCGATTCATGCGAAATctcatgaaatatttatcttcaaattaaaagaaaaataatggcATTCACTTATAATCCCTATTCCCTATTATGTTTATTCAGATCAGTGTGAAAAAACTCAACATGGCTGAGAGGACAATGTATTTAGTAAATTAACAAGTTGTTtacaatactttattaattatgttattagTAAACACCTTAGTatttcaacaacaacattttaacttgaaaaaatatacagtACATGTGTATTACGTTACTCTTTGATCTTcgtttcattttcttaaatcaGTGCGTGCATTTTCTTTGCATTTTGGACACAACATAtaatttctcccacctcagataagtagatccaataattcaATCATGCTAGAAATTATTATCTTGTCTACGGGCGAAGATTAAATGCCCGTATGGAGCTCCTTTTTTAATGGTTACTACATTTAAATtgcctcccttgttgaaaactgtggcctgtagcatcatggaaatcttgtcttgttgcaatatttagaagGCTAATTAagtatttctcgcttcaaaatGTCACCATACGACAGTTAgaacgcacctttcaagaaataatacttcactctccttagaactatttatttaaagacctatttgactattaacatcatctgaatcactgcgcgcatatccatgacaaccacgaattatcgcatatccatacgcaattttctccactaagcacaaaagagctcctgcaaaaaatatatttttacttaattttgtttaactgaggtgggagaaaaagcatatacCATAGCctctcgtgtaagataggtgcATACCGACCCCCGCGCaggatgttttgcggaaactcggtaaacctcgtttccgcaaaacaccctacgctcgggtcggaatgacactatcggccatggaagatatttATACTGTCATTTAACTTAAACGAGCATCATTCCATATTTATAAACGAACATTCATACCTGTGTATATTAGATCTGTTCCATTCAGTGGACAAACTGTTCGTCCCCATCTGACGTACACAGCGCCTGTAAGATAAACAGTCTTTAATTTAGCACGAATTGTCGCTTATGTTACACGTGTTCTGCCTAAGTCCTCAGCATAAACATCATCACGTATAATCCAAACTCAATTCAAACATAATAACCTACCCCCTGTTTGGTGGGAAGATATATCAGCTAAGTGCTGGTCGAAAGTCGACTGCATCTGAGTTATCTTGGACTCCAGCTCCAAATTCTTCTGCTTTAAATTGGTTATATCTGCGCTTTGCTGATTGACCTGAGTAGTCAGAAGTTGAACGGCTGCTACAAGGTCACCATCGCCATGAAGAAGAACGCGTTTGAAACGTCCTTGTTCAGCAAGCGTTAAACAGATTATTACGCAAAACAAAACTAGGGTAACCAAAGTCATAATGAACAAAGCCTgacttaatatttattaaactaGAACAAACATACACGATATATATCCTTCCATTCATACActgatgtaatattttgttatctaaaatGGTTAGGTATACGCcgaaaatttaaaatgtatgccACACTACATAACTATGTGGATAGAAGTTTGACTAAAAGGCACTACCACTTAATCTATTCTCAAAAGAACAAACCGTTCTTTAAAGTTTAACTCTCAgctcatttaaaaaacatgacCCCTTTGGGGGTATATGCACAGAACAACGgaacacattttgtaaacaaggtacatgtacaaacacACAGAAAAACAGCACCAATAATAATTGACATGACAAGCTTAGTTGATATTTGTGGAAggttatacaattatttgaCACTTTGCATGATTTTTGTAAATACAGTTTGGACGCAAAAATTAACGCCAAAATTGAGTGAAAtcttttaaatgacaatatttatgcaaaaagctacagaaacaagctaagtagcaaaaagattaaacataaacccgttttagtggcactgggtaaacgccaaagacatagaacataaaatcacaaacaagaaacatagaagagcAGCCTTGGTACGAAATCAACTTTACTACTAGACTAAGTGCATGTCATAgaatcttattattatttttcatccTTTAAGGCCGATTTTCATGCATGCAGGAGAATATGGGAGTACTTTAAAATTACATTCACTTGCACAATAATAAAGTTTATGCTCTCACCTGTTGCTAGAAAGTAAATATTCTATTTGTATCAGTAGTATGTAACATTGCTTTGCGACCTTTCAAGTTCTTATAGTAATCTGTGTTACAACGTAAAACAGAGTACTTTTGTGCTTGCGGACATTGTAAAACAAACCGGTTGGTACcgtcatggacctataaaccatggattggcaactctcatttgtgttaatgcgataatctcaaactcacgcgtgcagcgggatttcattccgagatcttacCGTGTGGTCAATTTCGAGATGTCCGACATCAgccgaatatatacatgtaggaaaacattaattaaaattgactcaaatgcgcggtactttcatttgagttgataatagtccaattgaatctgattaaaatcacagttattaattataattaaatctataacGAACTAGGCATTATTAGCAGAGTTGGCGGGAATAACCGAAGATCGCCGTTAATCACCGATCGGATATTCGGCggaattttccgatatttgccgAGCGCGCGCTTAGGATTgtgtgtaaattattatttcttatcgtttcaccgatatggggcagttgccagtccatggtttataggtccgtggtacCGTTGAGTAAATTGGGATATAACTGGAATAGGGGTTAGTTTGAAATCAGTTCTAGCGAGTCTCTCTTCGTGGTGATATCGAATTATCAATTCAAattgaatgtttacaaatgattgtttaatttcatgTGTTACTGCTTACACATGTATCCCAATAATTCAAATAGAATATGTTTTCataacaataatgtatttattataagatTATTGTTCAATACATTGTTGTAAGGGAGATAAGGGGATATGAGGCCCGACATCAAGTGGTAATTAACAAACCTGTATCTCTGGTGACAAACGGGCAGAAGTTTCTGCGTTTTCCCCAAAAGGAAGGGCTTTTATCTCAGTTTTGTCTCCGCGAGTCGACCACGTTCGTAATATCGTTTTTGTTGCTAACATTTTGTCTTGTTATTGCTTACGTTATCAAGCTGTGTATGCCATCTTGTTCTCAGTTTCGTGTCATCACAATATACGCATCACTCGCAAATCGCAACTGTGCTGTACTTTTCTTAGTTTGTAAGAAATATAGTTTGGACAGGTAGTTACCTTTGCAGTGAATGAATTATTAACTATGACCAAAATATAAAGGTAAGCGagcaataaataaattttcaatatacgTATTAAGCGTGGAAGCGAAATCTCACTGTTTTCTAGTTTTTCACGACcccaaacacaaaatatgagGAGAATGTTCCACCTGTGTACTAAACATTCAACAACGTTTCTTATGTGAAACATAATGGTTGAACGCAGCCACCATGTTTTTGACAAAGTGACCCAATCTAGCGTAAGAgttcagtgaaaagataaaaaatgtaaacaaaaaagaagaTCAAGTAGGTCCAACATGCTTAGCCagcatgaaatagaaaacagcaAAAACATTATGCTtcaaaacctttaaggacttacTACTACCTTACCACTAGTCTGAAATGGTATTTACATACTTGGTTTGCATTAACTGTGTATGGGTCAGGTACATGttcatgatttttgttttgcatttgtcatataaatgtatcattattatc encodes:
- the LOC128224374 gene encoding uncharacterized protein LOC128224374, which gives rise to MTLVTLVLFCVIICLTLAEQGRFKRVLLHGDGDLVAAVQLLTTQVNQQSADITNLKQKNLELESKITQMQSTFDQHLADISSHQTGGAVYVRWGRTVCPLNGTDLIYTGYAGGNQFSEYGAADFLCLTSEPLWGMYDDAEHSPSAKVYGTEYQFSEQQYANGGAQFFGKNLFDHDAPCAVCHTSRPATVMIPGRNQCYPGWTKEYAGYLVAGLSGTSHKSPTNYVCLDSGAEYEASDYRDDNGKLMYLVEAMCGSLRCPPYVQYREITCVVCSK